The proteins below come from a single Chitinophaga pinensis DSM 2588 genomic window:
- a CDS encoding C45 family autoproteolytic acyltransferase/hydolase, whose translation MALKRGKKRNGWRKLGRALLYITGTILLLIIILVVYVMSVSHIDPPEIADKSSLQWERKALDSSSYTLGNSWFRKSESGLYELYVEGKPFERGVVEGRLTAELVKRQEDHFTDQIKKMIPSQSYLKFLRYFVGFFNRNLADNIAEENKEEIYGISFSASDKYDFIGSNYERLLNYHAAHDIGHALQNMALVACTSFGTWDGASADSNLIIGRNFDFYVGDKFAEDKIVAFYHPEKGYRFMMVTWGGFTGVTSGMNEKGLTVTINADKSDIPTGSATPVSLVAREILQYAKTIDEAWTIANKHKMFVSESFLVGSAEDNRAAIIEKTPEKMDMYDPKDQFITCTNHFQGAGLAKEEKNIKQREETASGYRFNRLSQLLKEKGPNTVQKTVDILRDRAGMGGRNIGMGNERAINQFIAHHSIVFEPKKKMVWVSTAPWQLGKFVAYNLDSIFSMKGLQYDHEVYDSTQTIAADPFLQTQDYQSFVAFRKIKTDIMDGKDADVQQLISLNPEYYHAYVLAGDYMFKRKDYTAATAYYKKALTKVIATRGEEKHIRKQLEKCAKSK comes from the coding sequence ATGGCACTGAAAAGGGGAAAAAAACGGAACGGATGGCGTAAACTGGGAAGGGCGCTGTTATACATTACCGGCACGATCTTACTGTTGATTATCATACTGGTGGTCTATGTGATGAGTGTATCGCATATTGATCCGCCGGAAATAGCCGATAAATCATCCCTGCAATGGGAACGTAAAGCACTGGACAGCAGCAGCTATACACTCGGTAACAGCTGGTTCCGTAAGAGTGAGAGTGGCCTTTATGAACTGTATGTAGAAGGGAAGCCATTTGAAAGGGGCGTTGTGGAAGGTAGACTGACGGCCGAACTGGTAAAACGCCAGGAGGACCATTTTACCGATCAGATTAAGAAAATGATCCCTTCGCAGTCTTATCTGAAATTCCTGCGCTATTTCGTTGGTTTCTTCAACAGAAATCTCGCTGATAACATCGCTGAAGAAAATAAAGAAGAGATCTATGGGATCTCTTTTTCGGCTTCTGATAAATACGATTTCATCGGTTCCAACTATGAGCGGCTGCTCAACTACCATGCGGCGCATGACATCGGGCATGCCTTACAGAATATGGCGCTGGTAGCCTGTACTTCTTTCGGTACCTGGGATGGGGCGTCTGCGGACAGCAACCTGATCATCGGTCGTAACTTTGATTTTTATGTAGGAGACAAATTCGCAGAAGATAAAATCGTTGCTTTCTATCATCCGGAGAAAGGTTACCGCTTTATGATGGTAACATGGGGCGGCTTTACAGGCGTGACTTCCGGTATGAACGAAAAAGGACTGACGGTAACCATCAATGCGGATAAAAGTGATATCCCTACCGGTTCGGCTACGCCCGTATCGCTGGTAGCAAGAGAGATTTTGCAGTATGCGAAAACAATCGACGAAGCCTGGACCATTGCCAATAAACATAAGATGTTCGTATCAGAGTCTTTCCTGGTAGGTTCTGCAGAAGACAACCGTGCGGCTATCATAGAGAAGACGCCTGAGAAAATGGATATGTACGATCCGAAAGACCAGTTCATCACCTGTACCAATCACTTCCAGGGTGCTGGTCTGGCGAAGGAAGAAAAGAATATCAAACAGCGGGAGGAAACTGCTTCCGGTTACCGCTTTAATCGTTTATCACAGTTGCTGAAAGAGAAAGGTCCGAACACGGTGCAGAAAACGGTGGATATCCTTCGTGACCGCGCCGGTATGGGTGGAAGGAATATCGGTATGGGGAATGAAAGAGCGATCAATCAGTTTATTGCACATCACTCTATCGTTTTCGAACCGAAAAAGAAAATGGTATGGGTATCTACAGCGCCCTGGCAGCTGGGTAAGTTTGTGGCGTATAACCTGGATTCTATTTTCAGTATGAAGGGCCTGCAATACGATCATGAGGTGTATGACAGCACACAGACGATCGCGGCGGATCCCTTCCTGCAAACGCAGGACTACCAGTCATTTGTAGCCTTCCGTAAGATTAAGACCGATATCATGGATGGTAAGGATGCTGATGTGCAACAACTGATCAGCCTCAATCCGGAATACTATCATGCTTATGTACTGGCGGGAGATTATATGTTCAAAAGGAAAGATTATACCGCAGCCACGGCCTATTATAAAAAGGCTTTGACCAAAGTCATAGCGACGAGAGGAGAAGAAAAGCATATCCGCAAACAGCTTGAAAAATGCGCTAAAAGCAAATAA
- a CDS encoding phenylacetate--CoA ligase family protein, which translates to MYIPDIELQSTAAIRKYQETEVLRLLGYLRQFSPFYREWFAQHGIQPSTVKSLNDLWLIPPVTKEHLQQQNWDFLCVDKSRIAEYTTTSGTLGNPVIIALTQKDQERLSYNEYISFCCAGGTENDIYQLMLTLDRQFMAGMAYYNGIRKLGAGVLRVGPGVPSLQWENISRIQPTTIVAVPSFIVKLIAFAKEHNIDINASSVKSAVCIGENIRNVDFSLNVLGKKITEQWDIKLYSTYASTEMQTAFTECNAGQGGHHHPELLYIELLDDNNQPVGPNQDGEVTITTLGVEGMPLLRYKTGDICRYFQEPCSCGRHTMRLSPVIGRRKQMIKYKGTTLYPPALFDLLNDMEEVKEFVVEVFSNEIGTDEILLHLWPVAETEDIDRKIRSYLQAKLRVIPQVRYCSQADVMKMQFPEGSRKPIKFIDRR; encoded by the coding sequence ATGTACATACCCGACATTGAACTGCAATCTACAGCTGCCATCAGGAAATATCAGGAAACAGAAGTACTGCGCCTGCTGGGCTATCTGCGTCAGTTTTCTCCTTTCTACAGAGAATGGTTTGCGCAGCATGGTATACAACCTTCCACTGTTAAGTCGCTGAATGATCTCTGGCTGATACCACCCGTTACAAAGGAACATCTGCAACAGCAGAACTGGGATTTCCTTTGTGTGGATAAGAGCCGGATCGCTGAATATACAACTACTTCAGGCACTTTGGGCAACCCTGTGATCATTGCATTGACACAGAAAGACCAGGAGCGCCTGAGTTACAATGAATACATTTCCTTCTGCTGTGCCGGTGGTACAGAAAACGATATTTACCAGCTGATGCTGACACTGGACCGTCAGTTTATGGCCGGTATGGCTTATTACAATGGTATCCGTAAACTGGGCGCCGGCGTACTGCGCGTAGGTCCGGGTGTACCTTCCCTGCAATGGGAGAATATCAGCAGGATACAGCCGACTACCATTGTAGCAGTACCGTCTTTTATTGTAAAGCTGATTGCTTTTGCGAAAGAGCATAATATCGATATCAACGCTTCATCGGTGAAAAGTGCGGTATGTATAGGGGAGAATATCCGTAATGTGGATTTTTCGCTGAATGTGTTGGGAAAGAAGATCACAGAACAATGGGACATCAAGCTGTATTCAACGTATGCATCCACTGAGATGCAGACAGCTTTTACAGAATGTAATGCAGGTCAGGGCGGGCATCATCACCCGGAACTACTGTATATAGAATTACTGGATGATAATAATCAGCCGGTAGGACCGAATCAGGATGGGGAAGTCACCATTACGACCCTGGGAGTGGAAGGGATGCCCTTGCTGCGTTATAAAACAGGGGATATCTGCCGTTATTTTCAGGAACCTTGTTCCTGTGGAAGGCATACGATGCGTTTGTCACCGGTGATCGGTCGCCGTAAACAGATGATCAAGTATAAAGGCACGACATTATATCCGCCGGCTTTGTTTGATCTCCTGAATGATATGGAAGAAGTGAAGGAGTTTGTGGTGGAGGTATTTTCCAATGAAATAGGTACAGACGAGATCCTGCTGCATCTCTGGCCGGTAGCGGAAACAGAGGATATAGACAGGAAGATTCGTTCGTATTTACAGGCAAAACTGCGTGTGATACCACAGGTACGTTACTGTTCTCAGGCTGACGTCATGAAGATGCAGTTCCCTGAAGGCAGCAGGAAACCTATCAAGTTCATCGACAGACGATAA
- a CDS encoding HupE/UreJ family protein yields the protein MNEFVMYFQMGWQHIVDWEGIDHILFIAALCAIYLLEDWRKVLVLVTAFTIGHSITLALSVTNVVHISSKLIEFLIPVTIFITAFSNIIRKQTVPVKLQINYFFAGFFGLIHGMGFSGYLKSLLGTQTNVVTPLLAFNLGLEFGQILIVTGVLLLAGIIVNITRVKRRDWNMFLSSAIFGIAFMMAAERFKELMVK from the coding sequence ATGAATGAGTTTGTGATGTACTTTCAGATGGGGTGGCAGCATATTGTGGATTGGGAGGGCATAGATCATATTCTGTTTATTGCCGCCCTGTGTGCCATTTACCTGCTTGAAGACTGGCGAAAAGTGCTGGTGCTGGTTACTGCTTTTACGATAGGGCACTCTATTACCCTGGCATTGAGCGTGACGAATGTGGTACATATCAGTAGTAAACTGATAGAATTCCTGATACCTGTCACTATATTTATTACCGCATTTTCCAATATCATCAGGAAGCAGACTGTGCCGGTTAAGCTGCAGATCAACTACTTTTTTGCAGGCTTTTTCGGCTTAATCCATGGAATGGGTTTTTCAGGTTACCTTAAAAGTTTACTGGGAACACAGACAAATGTTGTTACACCCTTACTGGCATTTAATCTCGGATTGGAATTTGGTCAGATACTGATCGTTACAGGTGTATTGCTACTGGCAGGAATTATTGTCAATATTACCCGGGTAAAACGAAGAGACTGGAATATGTTTCTCTCTTCCGCTATTTTTGGGATTGCCTTTATGATGGCCGCTGAGCGGTTTAAAGAATTAATGGTTAAGTAA
- a CDS encoding trifunctional MMPL family transporter/lysophospholipid acyltransferase/class I SAM-dependent methyltransferase codes for MGKLFVSIYDFFNRHKAWLWICTIVSFVLAGFFASRIELEEDITRILPKDKALDKLQQVFNDSRFADKLVVIISQKDTTQAPQPDSLTAFAQTFTDTVNAKYADHIKYFQSRVEDNTVLDLMQVIQQHLPVFLEEKDYRQIDSLIMPDRLQQTLENNYHTLISPAGLVVKKVIAADPVGMSWLGIKKLQHLQYDEQFELYDGFVMSKDQRHLLLFITPANPPSATARNKVLLNGLQLEINTLQQYSVNTTAFYFGAAAVSAGNATQIKQDSFLTLGITITLLVVLIAFFFRRKRAPIVIMLPVAFGGLFSIAIIALTQHSISGIALGVGAAVLGIAVNYSLHIFNHHRHTPDIREVIRDLAEPMTIGSFTTVGGFLCLQFVHSPMLRDVGLFAAYSLIGAALFSLIFLPHWIVLGRQSVQQDAHAHTWLDKLAGYRPEKNKALVIVILVLTVFFFFTSGKVGFESDMMRMNFMRPELKAAETKFNQINAYTAQSVYLVTDGKDLEDALQNSEKLQARVHQLQQEGVIKKYAGVNTLLFSKQEQQQRIQRWNNYWTPEKKQLLINYLQQHGPAVGYKLAAFGPFEQWLQQDFTVIPEDELQSLRAGNLGDFITEKKGSVSLVTLLKIDPTQKEAVYKAFGELEHTTIFDKQYVANRLAVVIRDEFNSIAWMTSLLVFLALLISYGRIELALITFIPMLISWVWILGIMGLFGIKFNIVNIILSTFIFGLGDDYSIFTMDGLLQEYKYGKKENLASFRSSIFLSALTTILGIGVMIFAQHPSLKSVALISIIGISCVVLTSQVLIPLLFNWLITNRVRKGRAPWTLHGWAKSVFSFTYFTIGCLVLTVIGWVLVKFNPFKKKEKAKYLYHRILSAYTRSVIYIMGNVKKKIINPLGEQLDTPAVIISNHQSFLDILISTMLHSKVILLTSEWVWNSPVFGAVVRMGDYYPVAEGAEGSIEKLRQKVAEGYSIVVYPEGTRSTDASVKRFHKGAFYIAEQLGLDVLPIVLHGTAYTMSKNDFLLKDGTITIKYLPRIKAGDSSWGEGYAARTKQISRYFKAEYEQVRRATEIPAYFREQLVYSYIYKGPVLEWYMRIKTKLEGNYALFDQLLPRQGRILDIGCGYGFMSYMLHWLSAEREIKGLDYDEEKITTAQHCYLRNEHVSFEHADITNYTFEKYDAFVISDVLHYLQPGEQEKVLSACISQLNEGGVIIVRDGDADLKERHEGTKLTEFFSTKLIGFNKTKDKPLSFFSSSRIREIVTANGAVMEQIDNTKYTSNVIFIIKKLSPVNAV; via the coding sequence ATGGGTAAGTTATTCGTAAGCATATATGATTTCTTTAACCGGCATAAAGCCTGGCTGTGGATCTGTACGATCGTCAGTTTCGTGCTGGCTGGTTTCTTTGCCTCCCGCATCGAGCTGGAAGAAGATATAACCCGTATTCTGCCGAAAGACAAAGCACTGGATAAACTGCAACAGGTCTTTAATGATTCGCGTTTTGCAGATAAACTTGTGGTGATCATCTCTCAGAAAGATACCACACAGGCACCGCAACCGGATAGTCTGACCGCTTTTGCACAGACGTTCACGGATACCGTGAATGCGAAATATGCGGACCATATAAAATACTTTCAGTCAAGAGTCGAGGATAATACGGTGCTTGACCTGATGCAGGTGATACAGCAACACCTGCCCGTATTCCTGGAAGAAAAAGACTACCGGCAGATTGATTCCCTGATCATGCCTGACAGGTTGCAGCAAACGCTGGAAAATAATTACCATACACTTATTTCCCCCGCAGGACTTGTCGTAAAGAAAGTCATTGCAGCAGATCCGGTAGGGATGTCCTGGCTGGGTATTAAAAAGCTGCAGCATCTGCAATATGATGAACAGTTTGAACTGTATGATGGCTTTGTCATGAGCAAAGACCAGCGGCACCTATTGCTGTTCATTACACCTGCTAATCCACCTAGCGCCACGGCTAGGAACAAGGTATTGCTGAATGGATTACAGCTGGAAATAAATACCCTGCAACAGTATTCTGTTAACACGACCGCCTTTTACTTTGGCGCGGCGGCTGTTTCTGCAGGGAATGCCACCCAGATCAAACAGGATTCCTTCCTTACACTGGGTATTACCATCACTTTGCTGGTAGTACTGATTGCGTTTTTCTTCCGCAGAAAACGTGCACCGATTGTGATCATGCTGCCTGTTGCATTTGGAGGTCTTTTCTCTATTGCGATCATCGCGCTGACACAGCATAGTATTTCCGGGATTGCATTGGGCGTAGGGGCGGCGGTACTGGGTATTGCGGTTAACTACTCACTGCACATCTTCAATCATCATCGTCATACGCCTGATATCCGTGAAGTGATCCGCGATCTGGCGGAACCGATGACGATCGGTAGTTTCACCACTGTAGGCGGATTTCTGTGTCTGCAGTTTGTACATTCCCCTATGCTGCGGGATGTTGGATTGTTTGCTGCATACAGTCTGATCGGTGCGGCACTGTTTTCCCTGATATTCCTGCCACATTGGATTGTATTGGGTCGTCAGTCTGTACAGCAGGATGCACATGCACATACCTGGCTGGATAAACTGGCGGGATACAGACCGGAAAAGAATAAAGCGCTGGTCATAGTTATACTGGTACTTACCGTGTTTTTCTTCTTTACCTCCGGTAAGGTGGGATTTGAGAGTGATATGATGCGTATGAATTTCATGCGGCCCGAACTGAAGGCAGCTGAAACGAAGTTTAATCAGATCAATGCCTATACCGCACAATCTGTTTACCTGGTAACAGATGGTAAAGATCTCGAAGATGCATTACAGAACAGTGAGAAATTGCAGGCCCGGGTACATCAGTTACAACAAGAGGGTGTCATCAAAAAATACGCAGGCGTCAATACATTGTTGTTCTCAAAACAGGAACAACAACAACGGATACAACGTTGGAATAACTACTGGACACCTGAGAAAAAGCAATTACTGATTAATTATCTGCAACAGCATGGCCCGGCAGTCGGATATAAACTGGCGGCTTTCGGACCTTTTGAACAATGGTTACAGCAGGATTTTACAGTCATCCCTGAAGATGAGTTACAATCGCTGCGTGCAGGTAATCTGGGTGACTTTATTACGGAGAAGAAAGGCAGTGTATCACTGGTAACATTGCTGAAAATAGATCCAACACAGAAGGAAGCTGTGTACAAGGCTTTCGGAGAACTGGAGCATACCACCATCTTTGATAAGCAGTATGTAGCAAACCGGCTGGCGGTTGTGATCCGTGATGAATTTAACAGTATTGCCTGGATGACGTCTTTACTGGTATTCTTAGCCTTGCTGATATCTTATGGCCGTATAGAACTGGCATTGATCACATTTATCCCCATGCTTATCAGCTGGGTGTGGATATTAGGGATCATGGGACTGTTCGGTATCAAATTCAATATTGTTAACATCATTCTCAGTACGTTCATCTTTGGTTTAGGCGATGATTACAGCATCTTCACCATGGATGGTTTGTTGCAGGAATATAAATATGGGAAGAAAGAGAATCTGGCCTCTTTCCGTTCTTCCATCTTTTTATCAGCACTGACGACGATATTAGGTATTGGTGTGATGATATTCGCACAACACCCGTCTCTGAAATCTGTTGCGCTGATTTCCATCATCGGTATCAGCTGTGTGGTACTTACCTCACAGGTATTGATACCTTTATTATTTAACTGGCTGATCACAAACCGTGTACGTAAAGGCAGGGCTCCCTGGACCTTGCATGGCTGGGCAAAATCAGTATTCTCCTTTACTTATTTCACCATAGGATGCCTGGTATTAACCGTAATAGGCTGGGTGCTGGTGAAATTCAATCCGTTTAAGAAAAAAGAAAAAGCCAAATATCTCTACCATCGTATTTTATCTGCTTACACCCGCTCTGTGATTTATATCATGGGCAATGTGAAAAAGAAGATCATCAATCCGTTAGGAGAACAACTGGATACACCAGCCGTAATCATCAGTAATCACCAGTCATTCCTGGATATACTGATCTCTACCATGTTGCATTCAAAGGTGATACTGCTGACGAGTGAATGGGTCTGGAATTCACCGGTATTTGGAGCTGTTGTGCGTATGGGGGATTATTATCCGGTAGCAGAAGGGGCAGAAGGCAGTATCGAAAAACTGAGACAAAAGGTAGCAGAAGGTTATTCGATCGTAGTATATCCTGAAGGCACACGCTCTACTGATGCCAGTGTAAAACGTTTCCACAAAGGTGCGTTTTATATTGCAGAGCAACTGGGATTGGATGTGCTGCCGATAGTGTTGCATGGTACTGCTTATACAATGAGCAAGAATGATTTTCTGTTGAAGGATGGTACCATTACGATCAAATACCTGCCAAGGATCAAAGCCGGTGATAGCAGCTGGGGTGAGGGGTATGCTGCACGTACTAAACAGATCAGCCGTTATTTTAAAGCAGAATATGAACAGGTACGCCGGGCAACTGAAATCCCTGCTTATTTCCGTGAACAGTTAGTGTATAGCTATATCTACAAAGGTCCGGTATTGGAATGGTACATGCGTATCAAAACAAAACTGGAAGGTAACTATGCATTGTTTGATCAGTTACTGCCAAGGCAGGGACGTATCCTGGATATTGGTTGCGGGTACGGATTCATGAGCTATATGCTGCATTGGTTATCCGCAGAAAGAGAAATAAAAGGACTGGATTATGACGAAGAGAAAATTACGACCGCACAACATTGTTACCTGCGCAATGAGCATGTCAGCTTTGAACATGCAGATATTACCAATTATACTTTCGAAAAGTACGATGCTTTTGTGATCAGTGACGTGCTGCATTATTTGCAGCCGGGAGAGCAGGAAAAAGTGCTTTCAGCCTGTATCAGTCAATTGAATGAAGGTGGCGTTATCATTGTGCGTGATGGCGATGCGGATCTGAAAGAGCGCCATGAAGGCACCAAGTTGACAGAGTTCTTTTCTACAAAGCTGATTGGCTTTAATAAAACTAAAGATAAACCCTTGTCTTTCTTCTCATCTTCCCGGATCAGGGAAATCGTTACTGCAAATGGTGCAGTGATGGAACAGATAGACAACACAAAATATACCTCAAACGTAATTTTCATCATCAAAAAGTTATCCCCTGTAAATGCAGTATGA
- a CDS encoding holo-ACP synthase, with protein sequence MIYGIGTDIVEVDRIAVKIEKGKGFRDLVFTANEIAYCEQQVHPAQHYAARFAAKEAFLKAMGTGWGHGKINFNEIEIVNNETGKPLLQLTGTAVASYSELQIKQIHVSLSHIKATAVAMVLIEV encoded by the coding sequence ATGATTTACGGAATTGGTACCGACATTGTTGAAGTAGACCGCATTGCGGTGAAGATAGAGAAGGGAAAAGGATTCCGTGACCTGGTATTTACAGCAAATGAAATAGCTTACTGCGAGCAGCAGGTGCATCCTGCACAACATTATGCTGCCCGTTTCGCCGCCAAAGAAGCCTTTCTCAAAGCAATGGGTACAGGCTGGGGGCATGGCAAGATCAACTTCAACGAAATAGAGATTGTCAATAACGAGACAGGAAAACCTTTACTACAGCTGACCGGTACGGCAGTTGCCAGTTATAGTGAATTACAGATTAAACAGATACATGTCTCTCTATCACATATAAAAGCAACCGCTGTTGCTATGGTGTTGATAGAGGTCTGA
- a CDS encoding phytoene desaturase family protein: MQYDVVIIGSGLGGLVCGAILSKNGYRVCIYEKNRQIGGCLQTFSRDKAIIDSGVHYVGGLEDGQTLNQVFRYLGILDSMKLKRMEMDGFDHIHFGEEQKVYKLAQGYDNFMRQLLADFPGEKEALHAYCEKMKEVCGKFPLFNLRMGDYREKESVMKLDTYDFLSSITDNERLRQVLAGNNLLYAGEQGKTPLYVHALVQHSYIESSWKCVDGGSQISRALNKIIKDNGGTIIRNTAVKRIVEFDGKVDHIVLENGEEVSARHYISGLHPSITMQMTESVSLRNAYRSRLQSLENTPGTFMLNVVLKPGTFRYQNFNYYHHASDNAWDGVHYTADNWPNTYALFVAAGTGKEEYADNLSIMTYMRYADVAEWHDTFNTDSCPDERDAAYQAFKKEKSEKLLDLVEKQYPGLRDCIHAYYASTPLTYRDYLAMPEGSMYGVAKDANDPLKTVISAATRLPNLYLTGQNLNLHGILGVTMTAVVTSSVLLGMEKLIKDINAA, encoded by the coding sequence ATGCAGTATGATGTAGTTATAATAGGAAGCGGGCTGGGAGGCCTTGTTTGCGGAGCCATTCTCAGCAAGAATGGTTACCGTGTCTGTATTTATGAAAAGAACAGGCAAATAGGCGGTTGTTTGCAAACCTTTTCACGTGACAAAGCGATTATCGATTCAGGTGTACATTATGTAGGTGGTTTAGAGGATGGACAGACCCTGAACCAGGTATTCCGCTATCTGGGTATCCTGGATTCGATGAAACTGAAACGGATGGAAATGGATGGTTTCGATCATATTCATTTCGGGGAAGAGCAGAAAGTGTATAAACTGGCACAGGGCTATGATAATTTCATGCGGCAGTTATTAGCAGACTTTCCTGGTGAAAAAGAAGCATTACATGCATACTGTGAGAAGATGAAGGAGGTATGCGGTAAGTTCCCGCTATTTAACCTGCGGATGGGAGATTACCGGGAGAAGGAGAGTGTCATGAAACTGGATACCTATGACTTCCTTTCCAGCATTACCGATAATGAGCGGCTGCGACAGGTACTGGCAGGCAATAACCTGTTATATGCCGGAGAACAGGGGAAAACACCGCTTTATGTACATGCCCTGGTACAGCATAGTTATATTGAAAGCTCCTGGAAGTGTGTAGACGGCGGTTCACAGATCTCCCGGGCATTGAATAAAATTATCAAAGACAATGGAGGCACGATCATCCGCAATACAGCTGTGAAACGTATTGTGGAGTTTGACGGTAAGGTAGATCATATTGTACTGGAGAACGGTGAAGAAGTAAGCGCACGCCATTACATTTCGGGTTTACATCCGTCTATAACCATGCAGATGACAGAAAGCGTAAGCTTGCGCAATGCATACCGCAGCAGATTGCAGAGCCTGGAAAATACACCCGGTACGTTCATGCTGAATGTCGTACTGAAGCCGGGTACATTCCGATATCAAAATTTCAATTACTACCATCACGCGTCTGATAATGCCTGGGATGGGGTACATTATACGGCTGACAACTGGCCTAATACCTACGCCTTATTCGTCGCGGCAGGTACCGGCAAAGAAGAATATGCCGATAATCTGTCTATCATGACCTACATGCGATATGCCGATGTAGCGGAATGGCATGACACTTTTAATACGGATTCCTGTCCGGATGAAAGAGATGCCGCTTATCAGGCATTTAAGAAGGAAAAGTCAGAGAAACTGCTGGACCTGGTAGAAAAGCAATATCCGGGTCTGCGGGACTGCATACATGCCTATTATGCTTCTACACCGCTGACCTACAGGGACTACCTGGCAATGCCGGAAGGGAGTATGTACGGGGTGGCTAAAGATGCCAATGACCCCTTAAAAACAGTCATTTCCGCTGCCACTCGTCTACCCAATTTGTATCTTACCGGGCAAAACCTGAACTTGCATGGAATTTTGGGCGTAACGATGACGGCAGTGGTGACAAGTTCGGTACTGCTGGGCATGGAAAAGCTGATAAAAGATATTAACGCAGCATAA
- a CDS encoding DUF6702 family protein: MGVLLYKWLVSAWMVFHPFYVSVTEITYNKSGNELEISCRIFADDLENTLRKQSKTPLDIIHPANKAATDSLIAGYLRNHLFVTTDGKPVRLQYLGYKIEEEAAWCFLAAENIPAFKTAHVRNNVLYDEHPNQINMIHVIQNGVRKSTKLDNPKADADFSF, encoded by the coding sequence GTGGGGGTATTATTATATAAATGGTTGGTTTCGGCCTGGATGGTATTCCATCCATTTTACGTAAGTGTTACAGAAATAACGTATAACAAATCCGGTAACGAGCTGGAAATCAGTTGCCGCATCTTTGCAGATGACCTGGAAAATACCCTTAGAAAGCAGTCTAAAACCCCGCTGGATATCATTCACCCGGCCAACAAAGCCGCTACTGACAGTCTGATTGCCGGCTACCTGCGCAATCACCTCTTCGTAACCACCGATGGTAAACCAGTCCGCCTGCAATACCTCGGGTATAAAATCGAAGAAGAGGCCGCCTGGTGCTTCCTTGCTGCCGAAAATATCCCTGCCTTTAAAACCGCACATGTCAGGAATAATGTGCTCTATGATGAACACCCTAACCAGATCAACATGATCCATGTTATCCAGAACGGTGTCAGAAAAAGTACAAAGCTGGACAATCCCAAGGCGGACGCCGACTTCTCCTTCTGA